The following proteins come from a genomic window of Leptospiraceae bacterium:
- a CDS encoding DEAD/DEAH box helicase: MFSYSGVFHPYIHQKKAWDRILKKQHSIITTGTGSGKTECFLYPVLEKALEKKQKGKKGISTVILYPMNALATDQEKRFAKVIYNTPELKNADIRVGTFIGRQEKKKGRRIMEENAAITDHETLLANPPDILLTNYKMLDFLLMRPSDSRLWKNNEEGTLEYLILDELHTYDGAQGTDVACLIRRLKDRLKCKQGSFCFVGTSATIDSGEKKNYSGRTISDTEETSETPEKKLAEFASLLSGEEIGRDSIIGEERLEKEELLPISPSIFLDPGNYDYSPYSEENREEYCKRQANIWGSPSEPVLLGEWITQTDLYNIILTAYNREKQNGNTPLLWEEFVLILQNDFQSFRLLDKSNIESILLSFLSFVHFARRFFGDEKCLYFRFKHKFGFES; the protein is encoded by the coding sequence ATATTTTCCTATAGCGGAGTTTTTCACCCTTATATCCATCAAAAAAAAGCATGGGATCGAATTTTAAAAAAACAGCATTCTATTATTACAACAGGTACAGGATCTGGAAAGACAGAATGTTTTTTATATCCTGTCTTAGAAAAAGCACTAGAGAAAAAACAAAAAGGGAAAAAAGGAATTTCTACAGTGATTCTGTATCCCATGAATGCTCTCGCTACAGATCAAGAAAAACGATTTGCGAAAGTAATTTATAATACACCTGAATTAAAAAATGCTGATATTCGCGTTGGAACTTTTATTGGTAGGCAGGAAAAAAAAAAGGGGCGGCGGATAATGGAAGAAAACGCTGCAATTACCGATCACGAAACGTTATTAGCCAACCCTCCTGATATTCTTCTTACAAACTATAAGATGCTTGATTTTTTACTTATGCGTCCTTCTGACTCTCGACTCTGGAAAAACAACGAAGAGGGAACCTTAGAGTATTTAATACTAGACGAACTTCATACCTATGATGGTGCGCAAGGAACTGACGTTGCTTGTCTTATCAGGAGATTAAAAGATAGATTAAAATGTAAACAAGGGAGTTTTTGTTTTGTAGGAACTTCCGCAACGATAGATTCGGGAGAAAAGAAAAATTATTCAGGACGTACAATATCCGATACAGAAGAAACATCCGAAACTCCAGAAAAGAAATTAGCTGAATTTGCCTCTCTTCTGAGTGGAGAAGAAATTGGCAGAGATTCCATTATTGGGGAAGAAAGATTAGAAAAAGAGGAATTACTTCCTATTTCTCCAAGTATCTTTTTAGATCCGGGTAATTATGATTATTCTCCTTATTCAGAAGAGAATAGAGAAGAATATTGCAAACGTCAGGCAAATATTTGGGGTTCTCCTTCTGAACCGGTTTTACTTGGAGAATGGATTACTCAGACTGACCTTTACAATATAATCTTAACTGCGTACAATAGAGAAAAACAAAATGGAAATACACCTTTGCTTTGGGAAGAATTTGTTTTAATTCTACAAAATGATTTTCAATCTTTTCGTTTATTAGATAAATCTAATATAGAATCTATTTTACTATCCTTTCTTTCTTTTGTACATTTTGCTAGAAGATTTTTCGGGGACGAGAAATGCCTTTACTTCCGATTCAAGCACAAATTTGGATTCGAGAGCTAA
- a CDS encoding PIN domain-containing protein encodes MSKIFLDTNILVYSLDNSDKKKQKKSRSVLSDLAKSNLGVISTQVLQEFYVVCTKKLKIEPLVARDILNSFAFETVVVTQELIHRGIDYSVLYKLSFWDALILAAAENAKCSHLWSEDFPTGQVIRNLKIENPLKEV; translated from the coding sequence ATGTCTAAGATTTTTTTAGATACAAATATCCTTGTTTATTCTTTGGATAATTCTGACAAAAAGAAACAGAAAAAATCCCGATCGGTGTTGTCTGACTTAGCCAAATCGAATTTGGGTGTTATTTCAACGCAAGTTCTTCAGGAATTTTATGTTGTTTGCACTAAAAAACTAAAAATAGAGCCGTTAGTCGCAAGAGATATTTTGAATTCTTTTGCTTTTGAAACTGTTGTTGTAACCCAAGAATTAATTCATCGAGGTATTGATTATAGTGTTTTATATAAATTATCCTTCTGGGATGCATTAATTTTAGCGGCGGCTGAAAATGCGAAATGTTCTCATCTATGGTCGGAAGATTTTCCTACTGGTCAAGTCATCCGAAATCTAAAAATCGAAAACCCTTTAAAAGAGGTTTAG